A genome region from Microbacterium terricola includes the following:
- a CDS encoding GNAT family N-acetyltransferase: MSDSIPSEITEEPVVVRADERYELRLGELLAGFSEFSIDARGRLVFIHTEIDPAFEGRGYGSKLVSAAMADVAARGETVVPRCPFVSRYLSRHDVDGLQVDWPIRRAAGE, from the coding sequence GTGAGCGACAGCATCCCGTCGGAGATCACCGAAGAGCCCGTGGTGGTGCGCGCGGACGAACGGTACGAACTGCGCCTGGGCGAGCTGCTGGCCGGCTTCAGCGAGTTCTCGATCGACGCGCGTGGTCGCCTCGTGTTCATCCACACCGAGATCGACCCGGCCTTCGAAGGCCGCGGGTACGGATCGAAGCTCGTGTCCGCGGCGATGGCCGACGTCGCCGCGCGGGGTGAGACGGTCGTGCCGCGCTGCCCCTTCGTGTCGCGGTACCTGTCACGGCACGACGTGGACGGTCTGCAGGTGGACTGGCCGATCAGGCGGGCTGCCGGGGAATGA
- a CDS encoding pirin family protein, translating to MTRLDAEADTAVESAAECDGPRALLLASREVPLGGVRAMEVHRALPQRDLPLVGAWCFLDRFGPQVTTMRVEPHPHIGLQTVTWPLVGEVRHRDTIGSDVMVRRGTLNLMTSGAGIAHSEYSVGEGPVAIDALQLWVALPETRRHGAPDFEQHADLPTLALAPIDGAAAEATVVLGELGGVASPATVHTPIVGAEVRLEAGSRVRVPLHPEWEYAVVGVEGVVHVQVEPDAATAVTRNALLYLGVRREVIELTADESATVFLLGGEPFEDDIVMWWNFVGRSHEEIVQAREAWEADPSTDSATARFGHVVGHGAERIPAPPLPGVRLTRRRRRV from the coding sequence ATGACACGACTGGATGCGGAGGCCGACACCGCGGTCGAGTCTGCGGCCGAGTGCGACGGTCCGCGCGCCCTGCTGCTCGCCTCGCGCGAGGTGCCGCTCGGCGGCGTCCGCGCGATGGAGGTGCACCGCGCGCTGCCGCAGCGCGACCTGCCGCTCGTCGGGGCGTGGTGCTTCCTGGACCGGTTCGGGCCGCAGGTGACCACGATGCGGGTCGAACCGCATCCGCACATCGGCCTGCAGACGGTGACCTGGCCGCTGGTCGGAGAGGTGCGCCACCGCGACACCATCGGCAGCGACGTGATGGTGCGGCGCGGCACCCTGAACCTGATGACCAGCGGCGCCGGCATCGCGCACTCCGAGTACTCGGTCGGCGAGGGGCCGGTCGCCATCGACGCGCTGCAGCTGTGGGTGGCCCTGCCCGAGACGCGGCGGCACGGGGCGCCCGACTTCGAGCAGCACGCGGACCTGCCGACGCTGGCCCTCGCTCCGATCGACGGTGCGGCTGCCGAGGCCACCGTCGTGCTCGGGGAGCTGGGCGGGGTCGCCTCGCCCGCGACCGTGCACACGCCGATCGTGGGCGCCGAGGTGCGGCTGGAAGCCGGCTCACGCGTGCGCGTGCCGCTGCATCCGGAATGGGAGTACGCGGTCGTGGGCGTCGAGGGCGTCGTGCACGTGCAGGTGGAGCCGGATGCCGCCACCGCGGTCACCCGCAACGCGCTCCTGTACCTCGGCGTCCGGCGTGAGGTCATCGAACTGACCGCGGACGAGTCCGCGACGGTGTTCCTGCTGGGCGGCGAGCCGTTCGAGGACGACATCGTCATGTGGTGGAACTTCGTCGGACGCTCCCACGAGGAGATCGTCCAGGCGCGCGAGGCGTGGGAGGCGGACCCGTCGACGGACTCAGCGACCGCGCGCTTCGGGCATGTGGTCGGCCACGGCGCGGAGCGCATCCCCGCGCCGCCCCTGCCCGGGGTGCGCCTGACCCGTCGGCGCCGTCGCGTCTGA
- a CDS encoding ECF transporter S component, producing MSPRFRLSTRELLVCAAIGVATGLLGGIAGASTTWVLAVAPVVYGLVLGVHVLPGIIAQETLRLPFVAITTHVIAALVSSAVTLGAFTWQFLGTALLFGGIQEAVAAVTRYRSWAAGRYFISGAIIGLVVAAAVYFAAHLKTFPLWAQIVYLALSMLGPLAWTAVALWVGAGLRRAGVARPRLRR from the coding sequence GTGTCCCCCCGATTCCGTCTGTCGACCCGCGAGCTCCTCGTGTGCGCCGCGATCGGGGTCGCCACGGGCCTTCTCGGCGGCATCGCCGGCGCCTCGACCACGTGGGTGCTCGCCGTCGCTCCGGTGGTCTACGGGCTCGTGCTGGGTGTGCATGTCCTGCCGGGCATCATCGCTCAGGAGACGCTGCGACTGCCGTTCGTGGCCATCACCACCCACGTGATCGCGGCCCTCGTCTCCAGCGCCGTCACCCTGGGCGCCTTCACCTGGCAGTTCCTCGGCACGGCGCTGCTCTTCGGCGGCATCCAGGAGGCCGTGGCCGCCGTCACGCGGTATCGCTCGTGGGCGGCGGGGCGCTACTTCATCTCCGGCGCGATCATCGGCCTGGTCGTCGCGGCAGCAGTGTACTTCGCTGCGCACCTGAAGACCTTCCCGCTCTGGGCCCAGATCGTGTACCTCGCGCTGTCGATGCTGGGCCCGCTCGCGTGGACGGCGGTCGCACTGTGGGTGGGTGCGGGCCTGCGTCGCGCGGGCGTCGCGCGGCCGCGCCTGCGGCGCTGA